The Erigeron canadensis isolate Cc75 chromosome 1, C_canadensis_v1, whole genome shotgun sequence genome segment TATCACCGGAAGAATTTGTCTAAAGTCGCCGCCAAATACAACTGTCTTTCCTCCATATGGTCTATATTTGTATGGTGAACGGATTATGTCTCTTAGTGTTCTATCAAATGCTTCAAAACAATGACGATGCATCATTGGAGCTTTATCCCAGATGATAAGTTTTGCCTTATTCAAGAGTTCAGAAAGGTCGCTATCTGGCTTAATGTAACAAAAAGAATCTTCATTCAAGTTAATAGGGATTGCAAATCTTGAATGGGCAGTCCTGCCCCCAGAAAGTAACAGTGCAGCAATTCCACTTGAAGCGACATTGATGACTATCTCACCTTTAGATCTAATAGCTGCTGCTAACGTCTTCTAAACGTAGGTTTTCCCAGTACCCCCATAACCATATAGGAAAAAAACACCACCTTTGTCGTTGTTTACAAAAGTCATAATGGTGTGATAAACATTTTGTTGTTCTTCTATTAAATTTGCATACAAATCTCTATGCTCAACTTCAATAGCAGGTGGATCATAGTTGAGCTCGTCTTGGATTAACATATTACATGACTCTGCTATGTATCTGTCATCCGGCATTGGCATGTTTGGTATATCTTTCAAACTCATTCCTGAGCTTAATAACAATGTCTCAATGTATGACAAGGTCAAATTGAAAATTGCTTTTGGGTTAAGCTTCAATCCTGTCCGTTAGAAAAGATTTAAAATCATTTAGAAAGATGAGAATATGAGAGTATTATATGCCATGTGTAGATATAACTTAAATGtttcaaataaagttttatggaaaaataattaaaagatataaaagtgTTGTTAGACGCATTCATATGAGGTTTTTCTTGATAGGTTATATCATCAGATATTTAAGTCGGTAACTTATGTTTACCTGTAACTCCCATTTCTCGTTGACGAACGTGAACCACATCATCAGAAAGGTATTTATACGATTCTTTGAACACATGATCAGGGTTACACAAAGTATCTGATGTCACTAACATGACAAAGAGGGACCTACAATAAGATGCAGTTGCCCATTCATAAGTTTCTTTTATCGAAGCAATGTACTCTCTGTCGTCGTCTAATAGTCCAAGTGCATAGCACGCATCTTTGAAAGTCTCATGTAAGGTACCATTAACTCTCTTAATATCGTCGTAACTTGTAGGACCCTTTACTTTGTTCAGTAGAATTCGTAGGTAATATAGTTGTCCAGATTTTGGAGATGCATGAATTAGTCTACCAAGGGCCGGCTGCTGATTTCTTTTTGTCCATTTCCGCTTAGACttatttcaagtaaattttttggGGAATTCAGGATAAGTCATTTCTTTTGCGTCTTTATCATGTTTGTTACATTCCATCCATTCCAAAAATTGTGAACTTGCAATGGTCGGTTTGGTTACAATCTTTTTAAGCTGTTGATTTTGTTGGTATACAACCGGCTGTTCGTTCTCAAGGTGAAATGACAATACTTCAACGGATGGATGTCTATAATGAATTTCAAACCCAAAAAGTCTCCAGGCAGCCTCACATGCAAAAAGATATCGACAGTTGTAAAATTCACCTATTTCATCATGGTGGCTGTcttgtttgtttttatcttttttcttttctggaTCAAAAAAGCCAGCCCTTATCCGGTCAGGTCCTTTGTTAACGTACTTGAAAAGGTACTTTATTGATCCAAGCTGGTTGCACCTCTCCAGATTCATGTGGGCTTGGAATTTTCTCATAAGGACTTTATTGTATGGAACTATGGATCTGCAATTTGATCAGGTTTGTTTTAAGAAATATATCTTTTGATTATATACTAATATAGGACTTTAAAAAGTATTAATAAGAGTAGAAGATACTGTATACCTGTTGTCTAAAGGGATGCCACTCTTAAGTGCATGATTTCCATCCTTGCGTCTCCGGTAAACAGCATAACCGTCCTCATCGATATAGGTATGTTCATTGAAATCTTTTGGAAATCGTTTAGTACATTTTCCTTTTGTCATACATGGCATGAATTCACGGTCAATTCCACAAGGTCCATGTAGCATGTTGTCACAAACTATTTGATACAAATCTAGTTCGAGTTCCTTGTCTGGTATTTCAGAACATATTACACGGTCTATGTCTTCTGGAGTTGGTAGCTTTGAACCGTTTTTCAAAAACAGACATACATGACAATGTGGCAGTCCTCTTTTCTGAAACTCTATTGTGTATACAACTATTGCAAATTAATAGTTTATGTGTAAGACTAAATCAGTCTCTTTGAATAAGATCTGTAAATATATGACAATACATATACTAAATAGTTTAATTGTCATACCTCATGCTACTTCACCCAAGATGTTTTCCTCAGTTAGTGTCTTGATTAGTAAATCAAGTTTTAATTTGAACACACGTGTTAGAATATCTGGCCTGTCCTCGGGCCTTAGATCTTGCTGCTCAACGAATCGAAGAATCTCGGGCCATTTAGGATTGCAAGCAAAGGTTAAAAAAAGATCTGGATAGCCAAAATACTTGCAAATAGTCATTGCATCCAAGTAATTCTTCTACATGTACCTGGTTCCACCTGTAAATGAAGAGGGCAAAATAATATGATTTCCCACGGTTGAAGCATCGTCGTTTCCCTTTTCTGTTGCATTAGCCAAGTTACTTAAAGGTGCGACACGTAGGACATGCTGGTTAAAACAGTGAGAATTAAGACGTTCGTTTTCGACCATGGTATAAATGTCAACCAGAAACTGTTGGAACAGTTTTCTTGCACGTAATATCAAAGAAACCTCATTGGTTCTTTGTTGTATATGATAGGCAGCAAAATGTCGCATGCTCAGCCTTATTCTGCCTCGACACCACGATGTAGAATATCCATTCTGTAACCGTCTTCTGCATAAGGAAATAACAGATGATACTGAAGGGCAAGATACTAAGGATGTAACTCACTAATACGCTTAAGTTGGCGGCTCTTTGTCTCCAAAATGATATCTCTTGGTTCACTGGATCCGTCAATGTCACCTATGATGAGGGCAACTACCTCATTTGACGTTGGTAGGTTATACTGCCTACCATCCTTTTCTCTTGTTCCTCTCAATTGAAGCTTAATCTTTTCGTTTGGATTAGAGCCGAATCGGTCACGTGCTGTTCTGAATTGCTTAACCAACGGGTTGACAAAATCCAGTAATTCCTTTAACTCGTGGACAGTCCAAAACTCAAGAGTTGAATCATCTGATGATGAGTTATTGTTGGTTGATGTTTTCTCTTTGGACCTGcaattgaaaaattaaatttgattatacaTTTGTGTAGAGGTTTAATATATGAGCATTTCAAATATGGATTAGGCTGTGATCATACTTGTGTGCATTGAACCTGTGAGTGACTTCATGATCTGTATCAAATATGTACAGTTGCACAAAGGTTGGTAAGTCACCATCCTCGGGAAGTAAGGTGCCTGCAAGATGATAATTCTGTCCATGCATTCTAAAGACATACGGACCACCTCCGGAATTAACTTTGTGATCGATCTTGCCTCCCATTGAAGTAAATGCGAACATCATATTGTATCGGCGTATGTTTTCTATAAACTTGCGGCTTTTTTCTGTTTGGCCAGCATATAGGTCAATGAGCATCTGTGGTGGGTGATGTAAAGGTGGTAATTCAACCATTCCGTTGTAACAACATATGGAGTAGTAGGTCTTTTTTAAATCTTGATTGTTTGTCATTGCTTCTC includes the following:
- the LOC122587953 gene encoding uncharacterized protein LOC122587953, whose amino-acid sequence is MVENERLNSHCFNQHVLRVAPLSNLANATEKGNDDASTVGNHIILPSSFTVVYTIEFQKRGLPHCHVCLFLKNGSKLPTPEDIDRVICSEIPDKELELDLYQIVCDNMLHGPCGIDREFMPCMTKGKCTKRFPKDFNEHTYIDEDGYAVYRRRKDGNHALKSGIPLDNRSIVPYNKVLMRKFQAHMNLERCNQLGSIKYLFKYVNKGPDRIRAGFFDPEKKKDKNKQDSHHDEIGEFYNCRYLFACEAAWRLFGFEIHYRHPSVEVLSFHLENEQPVVYQQNQQLKKISKRKWTKRNQQPALGRLIHASPKSGQLYYLRILLNKVKGPTSYDDIKRVNGTLHETFKDACYALGLLDDDREYIASIKETYEWATASYCRSLFVMLVTSDTLCNPDHVFKESYKYLSDDVVHVRQREMGVTGLKLNPKAIFNLTLSYIETLLLSSGMSLKDIPNMPMPDDRYIAESCNMLIQDELNYDPPAIEVEHRDLYANLIEEQQNKTLAAAIRSKGEIVINVASSGIAALLLSGGRTAHSRFAIPINLNEDSFCYIKPDSDLSELLNKAKLIIWDKAPMMHRHCFEAFDRTLRDIIRSPYKYRPYGGKTVVFGGDFRQILPVIPKGNRTDIVNASMHSSRLWRECTVLRLTVNMRLQIGCPSAEIAEAKQFAEWILKIGEGKLGGNNEGEVIVEFPEDVIIPSTGDHIKAITSAIYPDFKII